A genomic region of Tsukamurella pulmonis contains the following coding sequences:
- a CDS encoding siderophore-interacting protein has product MTDRPTDSEAPTEERARAVLASAGHATREIQALTLTVLSATAVAGPFVRIRGALRGTVVHADWTLPNLAVRLAVPALDGGEPASRIYTVRAFDPTTETIELDVLRHGHDSPMMRWIAAVRPGDVVPLVGPRPHFVPDHASGRPALLLADDSAVAALYSVFRQWPDGARGLAYVRTAQQEVIDELDAPTGVEVIRVDGPLLDAARRAPSGMTLWAAGERTEMRAVRDLFRRERGLPRGEVRPYGYWQAATDSTAVDQRRLAHFSVLMERGESFGEVDDLDI; this is encoded by the coding sequence ATGACGGACCGCCCCACGGACTCCGAGGCACCGACCGAGGAGCGCGCCCGCGCCGTCCTCGCCAGCGCGGGCCATGCCACCCGAGAGATCCAGGCACTGACGCTGACCGTCCTGTCCGCCACCGCGGTCGCCGGCCCGTTCGTCCGGATCCGGGGCGCGCTGCGCGGCACCGTCGTCCACGCCGACTGGACGCTGCCCAACCTCGCCGTGCGGCTCGCGGTCCCCGCGCTCGACGGCGGCGAGCCCGCCTCGCGCATCTACACCGTGCGCGCCTTCGATCCCACGACCGAGACGATCGAGCTCGACGTGCTGCGGCACGGTCACGACTCCCCCATGATGCGCTGGATCGCGGCGGTCCGGCCAGGGGACGTCGTGCCCCTCGTCGGGCCGCGCCCGCATTTCGTGCCCGACCACGCCTCCGGGCGTCCCGCCCTTCTGCTCGCCGACGACTCCGCGGTCGCGGCCCTCTACTCCGTCTTCCGGCAGTGGCCCGACGGTGCGCGCGGCCTCGCATACGTGCGCACCGCGCAGCAGGAGGTGATCGACGAGCTCGACGCACCCACGGGGGTGGAGGTGATCCGCGTCGACGGTCCGCTGCTCGACGCCGCCCGCCGGGCACCGTCGGGCATGACGCTGTGGGCGGCCGGCGAACGCACCGAGATGCGCGCGGTCCGCGACCTGTTCCGGCGCGAGCGCGGACTGCCCCGCGGCGAGGTGCGGCCGTACGGCTACTGGCAGGCCGCCACCGATTCGACGGCGGTGGACCAGCGGCGCCTCGCGCACTTCAGCGTGCTGATGGAGCGCGGCGAGTCCTTCGGCGAGGTCGACGACCTCGACATCTGA
- a CDS encoding ATP-dependent helicase — MTEGFPHAPLISAVDLAHELGQAFAPTEEQRAVIEAPLGPCLVVAGAGAGKTETMAGRVVWLIANRYVTPDQVLGLTFTRKAAQQLMIRVRKRLARLAGAPVVDRIDPAGELRASLRTVEPEISTYHAYAGRLLGDYGMLLPVEPSVRLVSETERWQIAYDVVTGWDEALELDRNPANLTEWVLGLSGALADHLVTPDQLEADDDELERLIGLLPPGPRQRAAPNAALLKAAEVQEQRRRLIPLVRAVAAEMRAREVLDFGSQMGLAAQLALANPDVAGLERARFGAVLLDEYQDTGHAQRMLLASLFGGPSGAAAVTAVGDPIQSIYGWRGASAANLPRFATDFPQADGSPAPRRELLTSWRNPTSALSLANAVSEDLRSRGVPVSELKARPDAPEGDLRIALHSTVIDERDWVADAIAEQWRGRIDAGEEPPTVAVLVRRNADSAGIAAALGERGVPVEVVGLGGLLHTPEVQDVVALLRLAVEPLAGTAAMRLLTGPRWQLGAADLRALWNRARRIAHTTGRAATGAVATSEQLDAALDATLPSESLDAAGLGDAIADPGPDGDYSAAGLAKIRSLDREVRHVRERLGHPLPEVVAEAERVLGVSIETRIRASRQLGGRATGREHLDAFADVVVSYAERPTATLPGLLGFLAAAEKVEGGLTPGDVEVATDRVQVLTVHSAKGLEWDVVAVPHLSEGIFPSNRALPTWLSTPAELQPNLRGDLAEPGETDGVPRLDLEGCNNRKDLEDALDAHRKALKGMNMHEDERLFYVAVTRTQSVLLLSGHYWSEDVKTPKAPSRFLVAARDHAPDAVGEWAGEPLEDAPNPLETEPVRLPWPRDFLGAHRADVDAGAELVLAELGRGTVDPGPEDPDPYGWAAEVTALLAERARQAQAELEVAVPREVSVSQLVELRRSPATFAGRLRRPVPFKPNPYARRGTAFHAWLERRYGASRLLDVDELPGAADGDAGADENLALLQRRFEESEWAGRTPVDIEIPFEIAAAGTVVRGRMDAVFRDPGGGFTVVDWKTGMRPSEPADERAAAVQLTAYRLAWARLRDVPVDDVRAAFFYVRSGETVAPSDLLDHAGLANLITSAGEG, encoded by the coding sequence ATGACTGAGGGATTCCCGCACGCCCCGCTGATCTCGGCGGTCGATCTCGCCCACGAACTGGGCCAGGCCTTCGCGCCCACGGAGGAGCAGCGCGCGGTCATCGAGGCGCCGCTCGGCCCGTGCCTCGTCGTGGCCGGCGCGGGCGCGGGGAAGACGGAGACGATGGCCGGCCGCGTGGTGTGGCTGATCGCCAACCGCTACGTCACCCCGGATCAGGTCCTGGGGCTGACCTTCACGCGCAAGGCCGCGCAGCAGTTGATGATCCGCGTGCGCAAGCGGCTCGCCCGGCTGGCCGGTGCTCCCGTCGTGGACCGGATCGACCCGGCGGGGGAGCTGCGGGCGTCGCTGCGCACCGTCGAGCCCGAGATCAGCACGTACCACGCCTACGCGGGCCGGCTGCTGGGCGATTACGGCATGCTGCTGCCGGTCGAGCCGTCGGTGCGGCTGGTCTCCGAGACCGAGCGCTGGCAGATCGCCTACGACGTGGTCACGGGGTGGGACGAGGCACTGGAGCTCGATCGCAACCCGGCGAACCTCACCGAGTGGGTGCTCGGCCTCTCCGGGGCGCTGGCGGATCACCTCGTCACGCCGGATCAGCTCGAGGCCGACGACGACGAGCTCGAACGGCTCATCGGCCTGCTGCCGCCCGGGCCGCGGCAGCGCGCCGCGCCCAACGCCGCGCTCCTCAAGGCCGCCGAGGTGCAGGAGCAGCGGCGCCGGCTGATCCCGCTGGTGCGGGCCGTGGCCGCGGAGATGCGCGCCCGCGAGGTGCTCGACTTCGGCAGCCAGATGGGGCTCGCCGCGCAGCTCGCCCTCGCCAATCCCGATGTGGCGGGGCTGGAACGGGCCCGGTTCGGCGCGGTGCTGCTCGACGAGTACCAGGACACCGGGCACGCGCAGCGGATGCTGCTCGCCTCGTTGTTCGGCGGGCCGTCGGGCGCGGCCGCGGTCACGGCGGTGGGCGATCCGATCCAGTCGATCTACGGCTGGCGCGGCGCCTCCGCGGCGAACCTGCCCCGCTTCGCCACGGACTTCCCCCAGGCCGACGGGAGCCCCGCACCGCGCCGCGAGCTGCTCACCAGCTGGCGCAACCCGACCAGCGCACTGAGCCTCGCCAACGCCGTCTCGGAGGACCTGCGCAGCCGCGGCGTCCCCGTCTCCGAGCTCAAGGCCCGGCCGGATGCGCCGGAGGGCGATCTGCGGATCGCGCTGCACTCCACGGTGATCGACGAGCGCGACTGGGTCGCCGACGCCATCGCCGAGCAGTGGCGCGGGCGCATCGACGCGGGGGAGGAGCCGCCGACGGTCGCGGTGCTGGTGCGCCGCAACGCGGACTCCGCGGGCATCGCCGCGGCCCTGGGCGAGCGCGGCGTGCCCGTCGAGGTGGTCGGCCTCGGTGGCCTGCTGCACACGCCCGAGGTGCAGGACGTGGTGGCGCTGCTGCGGCTCGCGGTCGAGCCGCTCGCCGGTACCGCCGCGATGCGCCTGCTCACCGGCCCGCGCTGGCAGCTCGGCGCCGCCGACCTGCGGGCGCTGTGGAACCGCGCGCGCCGGATCGCACACACCACCGGGCGTGCGGCCACCGGTGCCGTCGCCACGTCCGAACAACTCGACGCCGCGCTGGATGCGACGCTGCCCTCGGAGAGCCTCGACGCCGCGGGGCTCGGCGATGCGATCGCCGATCCCGGGCCCGACGGGGACTACTCGGCGGCGGGCCTGGCGAAGATCCGTTCCCTCGACCGCGAGGTGCGCCACGTGCGCGAGCGCCTCGGGCACCCGCTGCCCGAGGTGGTGGCCGAGGCCGAGCGCGTGCTGGGCGTGAGCATCGAGACCCGGATCCGCGCGTCCCGTCAGCTCGGCGGTCGTGCGACGGGCCGCGAGCACCTCGACGCCTTCGCCGACGTGGTGGTCTCCTACGCCGAGCGGCCCACCGCCACGCTGCCCGGGCTGCTGGGCTTCCTCGCCGCTGCGGAGAAGGTGGAGGGCGGACTCACGCCCGGCGACGTGGAGGTCGCCACGGACCGGGTGCAGGTGCTCACCGTGCACTCCGCGAAGGGGCTCGAGTGGGACGTGGTGGCGGTGCCGCACCTCTCGGAGGGCATCTTCCCGTCGAACCGCGCGCTGCCCACGTGGCTCTCCACGCCCGCCGAGTTGCAACCGAATCTGCGCGGCGATCTGGCCGAGCCCGGTGAGACCGACGGCGTGCCCCGCCTGGACCTCGAGGGATGCAACAACCGCAAGGACCTCGAGGACGCGCTCGACGCGCACCGCAAGGCCCTCAAGGGCATGAACATGCACGAGGACGAGCGGCTGTTCTACGTCGCCGTCACCCGCACGCAGTCGGTGCTCCTGCTCTCGGGGCACTACTGGAGCGAGGACGTGAAGACGCCGAAGGCGCCGTCCCGGTTCCTGGTGGCGGCGCGCGATCACGCACCGGACGCCGTCGGCGAGTGGGCCGGTGAACCGCTGGAGGACGCCCCCAATCCGCTCGAGACCGAGCCGGTCCGGCTGCCGTGGCCGCGCGACTTCCTCGGCGCCCACCGCGCCGACGTGGACGCCGGCGCCGAGCTGGTGCTCGCCGAGCTCGGCCGCGGCACCGTCGACCCCGGGCCGGAGGACCCCGACCCGTACGGCTGGGCCGCGGAGGTCACCGCGCTGCTCGCCGAGCGCGCCCGGCAGGCGCAGGCGGAGCTCGAGGTGGCGGTGCCGCGCGAGGTCTCGGTGAGTCAGCTCGTCGAGCTGCGGCGCAGCCCCGCCACGTTCGCCGGCCGGCTGCGGCGGCCCGTCCCGTTCAAGCCGAACCCGTACGCGCGGCGCGGCACCGCGTTCCACGCCTGGCTCGAACGCCGGTACGGCGCGTCCCGGCTGCTCGACGTCGACGAGCTTCCCGGTGCGGCCGACGGTGACGCCGGAGCGGACGAGAACCTCGCGCTGCTGCAGCGCCGGTTCGAGGAGAGCGAGTGGGCAGGGCGGACCCCCGTCGACATCGAGATCCCGTTCGAGATCGCCGCGGCCGGCACCGTGGTGCGAGGCCGGATGGACGCGGTCTTCCGAGACCCGGGCGGCGGCTTCACCGTCGTCGATTGGAAGACGGGGATGCGGCCGAGCGAGCCCGCGGACGAGCGGGCCGCCGCCGTGCAGCTGACGGCGTACCGGCTGGCCTGGGCGCGGCTGCGTGACGTACCCGTCGATGACGTGCGCGCCGCGTTCTTCTACGTGCGCTCAGGGGAGACGGTGGCACCGTCGGACCTGCTCGACCATGCGGGGCTCGCGAACCTGATCACGAGCGCGGGCGAGGGCTAG
- a CDS encoding potassium channel family protein, whose protein sequence is MSARTTFRRRSKSELTDLPDHALVSVLRIPAGDSNPWRAIGARVLVALGALFLAVFIVYIERDGYRDSAIEAGLDGKQTLTFLDCLYYATVSLSTTGYGDITPVTQSARLINVLLITPLRILFLIVLVGTTLQVLTERSRQAFKIQRWRSAVHNHTIVVGYGTKGRTAVSAMINDGMEPSKIVVVDTDQAALEVAEIDGLVTVRGDATKADVLRLAGAPRAASIIIGANRDDAAVMVTLTARELAPRAKIVASIRESENTHLLRQSGADSVVVSSETAGRLLGMATTTPSVVEMIEDLLSPGDGFNIAEREVTRVEVGRSPRHLPNIVLGVVRKGNLYRVDSPAVAVVEAGDRLLFVRNADVKVSN, encoded by the coding sequence ATGTCCGCACGCACCACGTTCCGCAGACGGAGCAAGTCCGAACTGACGGATCTCCCCGACCACGCGCTGGTCAGTGTCCTGCGCATTCCCGCCGGGGACTCCAATCCCTGGCGCGCGATCGGCGCACGCGTCCTCGTCGCGCTCGGCGCCCTGTTCCTCGCCGTGTTCATCGTCTACATCGAGCGGGACGGCTACCGGGACTCCGCCATCGAGGCGGGACTCGACGGCAAGCAGACGCTGACCTTCCTCGACTGCCTCTACTACGCGACCGTCTCCCTCTCGACCACGGGATACGGCGACATCACGCCCGTCACCCAATCCGCGCGCCTGATCAACGTCCTGTTGATCACCCCGCTGCGCATCCTGTTCCTCATCGTCTTGGTCGGTACCACGCTCCAGGTGCTCACGGAGCGGTCCCGCCAGGCGTTCAAGATCCAACGTTGGAGGTCTGCTGTGCACAACCACACGATCGTCGTGGGCTACGGCACCAAGGGCCGGACCGCGGTGAGCGCGATGATCAACGACGGCATGGAGCCGAGCAAGATCGTCGTCGTCGACACCGATCAGGCCGCACTCGAGGTCGCCGAGATCGACGGGCTCGTCACCGTCCGCGGCGACGCCACGAAGGCCGATGTCCTGCGGCTGGCCGGGGCGCCCCGCGCTGCGTCGATCATCATCGGCGCCAACCGCGACGACGCCGCGGTGATGGTGACGCTGACGGCGCGCGAGCTCGCGCCGCGGGCCAAGATCGTCGCCTCGATCCGTGAGTCCGAGAACACCCACCTCCTGCGCCAGTCCGGCGCCGACTCGGTGGTCGTCTCCTCCGAGACCGCGGGCCGCCTGCTCGGCATGGCGACCACCACCCCGTCGGTGGTGGAGATGATCGAGGACCTGCTCTCGCCCGGTGACGGCTTCAACATCGCCGAGCGCGAGGTGACCCGCGTCGAGGTCGGCCGCTCGCCGCGCCACCTGCCGAACATCGTGTTGGGCGTGGTCCGCAAGGGCAATCTCTACCGCGTCGACTCGCCCGCCGTCGCGGTGGTCGAGGCCGGCGACCGGCTGCTGTTCGTCCGCAATGCGGACGTGAAGGTCTCCAACTGA
- the nudC gene encoding NAD(+) diphosphatase, giving the protein MMSVAKLSLTVPPLLSRYHVDRADELRADETALDAAWATAKVLRIDPRGRFDLDGTDLAFARGHEVAPARPADAVLLGRVDGAIVFALRVEKFDGADLRMRGHLLSPVDSALLGQALGILNWHATAGFSPVDGAPTVPGKAGWVRATADGREEFPRTDGAMITLVHDGGDHILLGRQHQWPERLFSLFAGFVEPGESLEQCVARELHEEAGIEVDEITYVASQPWPFPRSLMLGFTARASRDAALDFRDGEIAEAQWFSRLQVRDALAAGDWSTDAPDAPLLLPNSISIARAIVEAWAAGPS; this is encoded by the coding sequence ATGATGAGCGTGGCGAAGCTCAGTCTGACCGTGCCCCCGCTCCTGTCCCGCTATCACGTCGACCGCGCCGACGAACTGCGCGCCGATGAGACCGCACTCGATGCCGCCTGGGCGACCGCGAAGGTGCTGCGCATCGACCCGCGCGGCCGCTTCGACCTCGACGGCACCGACCTCGCCTTCGCCCGCGGGCACGAGGTCGCGCCCGCGCGCCCGGCGGACGCGGTGCTGCTGGGCCGGGTCGACGGGGCGATCGTCTTCGCGCTGCGCGTGGAGAAGTTCGACGGCGCCGATCTGCGCATGCGCGGCCACCTGCTCTCGCCGGTCGACTCCGCGCTGCTCGGCCAGGCCCTCGGCATCCTGAACTGGCACGCCACCGCGGGGTTCTCGCCCGTCGACGGTGCGCCGACCGTCCCCGGGAAGGCGGGGTGGGTGCGCGCCACCGCCGACGGGCGTGAGGAGTTCCCCCGCACCGACGGCGCGATGATCACGCTGGTCCACGACGGCGGCGACCACATCCTGCTCGGGCGTCAGCACCAGTGGCCGGAGCGGCTGTTCTCGCTGTTCGCCGGGTTCGTGGAGCCGGGGGAGTCGCTCGAGCAGTGCGTCGCGCGGGAGTTGCACGAGGAGGCGGGGATCGAGGTCGACGAGATCACCTACGTCGCGAGCCAGCCCTGGCCCTTCCCGCGTTCGCTGATGCTCGGCTTCACCGCCCGCGCCTCCCGCGACGCGGCGCTGGACTTCCGCGACGGCGAGATCGCCGAGGCGCAGTGGTTCAGCCGCCTGCAGGTCCGCGACGCCCTCGCCGCGGGCGACTGGAGCACCGACGCCCCCGACGCACCCCTGCTGCTGCCCAACTCCATCTCCATCGCCCGCGCGATCGTCGAGGCCTGGGCGGCCGGGCCCTCGTGA
- a CDS encoding ATP-dependent DNA helicase UvrD2, with the protein MIEALDPEQQEAVLAPRGPVCVLAGAGTGKTRTITHRIAHQVSTGHVAAGQVLAVTFTSRAAGEMRARLRSLGIGGGDGQPGVQAVTFHAAAMRQLRYFWPRAIGDTRWELLDNKFPIIGRAARDCDLRPETDTIRDLLSEIDWAKASLVTPETYAKAVEDAGRTAPMAPGTVADVYAAYERRKTDQDGNRLLDFDDLILVTAAILEDNHVVAEEFRDRYRSFVVDEYQDVTPLQQQLLNAWLGERDDLTVVGDANQTIYSFTGATPNYLLDFTRRFEDATIVRLQRDYRSTPQVVSLANKVIGAAQGRVAGTRLELIGQRPEGPAPIYAEVDDEPAEAKLVAKRIRELLAKGVPASEIAILYRINAQSAVHEAALTEAGIPYQVRGGSAFFERPEIGQAVRALMDRAGQFGGVSGTELLTLVRGALEPLGLTEAQPDGARALERWQALGALVDLTENLGTERPGLNLAELIGELRARAEAKHPPTMQGVTLSSLHAAKGLEWDAVFLVGLTEGSVPISQAIAKGDPEPIEEERRLLYVGVTRAREHLHLSWALARNEGGRKTRKRTRFLDVVAGQADAGRPRLDSGPSKGKRRSSDVCRVCGGILDTREEKLRSRCEDCPSDLNDALVEALKIWRTGQARDQQVPPYTIFSNATLFAIAEHLPRTRAQLVRINGIGSTKIDKYGDEVLALVAEHA; encoded by the coding sequence GTGATCGAAGCACTGGACCCGGAGCAGCAGGAGGCGGTTCTCGCGCCGCGCGGACCGGTGTGCGTGCTGGCGGGTGCGGGCACGGGCAAGACCCGCACCATCACGCACCGCATCGCCCACCAGGTGTCCACAGGGCACGTCGCCGCAGGTCAGGTCCTCGCCGTCACGTTCACCTCGCGCGCGGCGGGGGAGATGCGGGCGCGGCTGCGCAGCCTGGGCATCGGCGGGGGCGACGGGCAGCCGGGCGTGCAGGCCGTCACCTTCCACGCGGCCGCGATGCGGCAGCTGCGCTACTTCTGGCCCCGCGCCATCGGCGACACCCGCTGGGAGCTGCTCGACAACAAGTTCCCCATCATCGGCCGCGCCGCCCGCGACTGCGACCTGCGGCCCGAGACCGACACCATCCGCGATCTGCTCAGCGAGATCGACTGGGCGAAGGCGTCCCTGGTCACGCCGGAGACCTACGCGAAGGCGGTCGAGGACGCGGGTCGCACCGCCCCGATGGCGCCCGGCACCGTCGCCGACGTCTACGCGGCCTACGAGCGGCGCAAGACCGACCAGGACGGCAACCGCCTCCTGGACTTCGACGATCTGATCCTGGTCACGGCCGCGATCCTCGAGGACAACCACGTCGTGGCGGAGGAGTTCCGCGACCGCTACCGCAGCTTCGTCGTGGACGAGTACCAGGACGTCACGCCCCTGCAGCAGCAGCTCCTCAACGCCTGGCTGGGCGAGCGCGACGACCTCACAGTGGTGGGCGATGCGAACCAGACCATCTACTCCTTCACCGGCGCCACCCCGAACTACCTGCTCGACTTCACCCGTCGGTTCGAGGACGCCACCATCGTGCGGCTGCAGCGCGACTACCGCTCCACCCCGCAGGTGGTCTCGCTCGCCAACAAGGTGATCGGCGCGGCGCAGGGCCGCGTGGCCGGTACCCGCCTCGAGCTCATCGGCCAACGCCCCGAGGGGCCCGCGCCGATCTATGCCGAGGTCGACGACGAGCCGGCCGAGGCGAAGCTCGTCGCCAAGCGGATCCGCGAACTGCTCGCCAAGGGCGTCCCCGCGAGCGAGATCGCCATCCTCTACCGGATCAACGCCCAATCGGCCGTGCACGAAGCCGCGCTCACCGAGGCGGGGATCCCGTACCAGGTGCGCGGCGGCAGTGCCTTCTTCGAGCGGCCCGAGATCGGTCAGGCCGTGCGCGCGCTCATGGACCGCGCGGGCCAGTTCGGCGGCGTCTCCGGCACCGAACTCCTGACGCTCGTCCGCGGCGCACTCGAGCCGCTGGGGCTCACGGAGGCGCAGCCCGACGGTGCCCGTGCCCTGGAGCGGTGGCAGGCGCTCGGCGCCCTCGTCGACCTCACGGAGAACCTCGGGACGGAGCGGCCGGGGCTGAACCTCGCCGAGCTGATCGGCGAGCTTCGCGCCCGGGCCGAGGCCAAGCATCCGCCCACGATGCAGGGCGTCACGCTCTCGTCGCTGCACGCGGCGAAGGGTCTGGAGTGGGACGCGGTGTTCCTGGTCGGCCTCACCGAGGGCTCGGTGCCGATCTCGCAGGCCATCGCCAAGGGCGATCCCGAGCCGATCGAGGAGGAGCGGCGGCTGCTCTACGTGGGTGTCACCCGCGCCCGCGAGCACCTGCACCTGTCGTGGGCGCTCGCCCGCAACGAGGGCGGGCGTAAGACGCGCAAGCGCACCCGCTTCCTCGACGTGGTCGCCGGCCAGGCGGATGCGGGCAGGCCCCGGCTCGATTCGGGGCCGAGCAAGGGCAAGCGCCGCTCCTCGGACGTCTGCCGGGTGTGCGGCGGCATCCTCGACACCCGCGAGGAGAAGCTCCGCTCGCGGTGCGAGGACTGCCCTTCGGACCTCAACGACGCGCTGGTGGAGGCGCTGAAGATCTGGCGCACCGGTCAGGCCCGCGACCAGCAGGTCCCGCCGTACACGATCTTCTCCAACGCCACGCTGTTCGCGATCGCCGAGCACCTGCCGCGCACCCGAGCGCAGCTGGTGCGGATCAACGGCATCGGCTCGACGAAGATCGACAAGTACGGCGACGAGGTGCTCGCCCTCGTCGCCGAGCACGCCTGA
- a CDS encoding mycoredoxin: MSQLTMYTTTWCGYCNRLKTGLKANGISWTEINIEEDPSAAEFVQGVNGGNQTVPTVKYADGSTATNPSLADVKRKLGV; the protein is encoded by the coding sequence ATGAGCCAGCTGACGATGTACACCACCACGTGGTGCGGTTACTGCAACCGCCTCAAGACGGGCCTGAAGGCCAACGGGATCTCCTGGACCGAGATCAACATCGAGGAGGATCCCTCGGCCGCCGAGTTCGTGCAGGGCGTGAACGGCGGCAACCAGACGGTGCCCACCGTCAAGTACGCCGACGGTTCCACCGCGACCAACCCGTCGCTCGCCGACGTCAAGCGCAAGCTCGGCGTCTGA
- a CDS encoding sulfurtransferase, translating to MIEPFVDAAWVRANPGVILADTRCYLDGRSTREAYDAGHLPNAVYIDLDGFLAAPASPAEGRHPLPTPEAFAAGLSAAGIGDGATVVAYDDAGGVMAARLVWLLRALGESAALLDGPLGALDDTAAVTPAAATFTPRPWPADRLASIDEASAGDVPVIDARPADRFRGENETVDPRAGHIPGAVSVPCRENLVDGALLPREELRARFEEAGLRPGEDFIAYCGSGVTACHDLLTSEHAGFPGGRLYPGSWSQYAATDRPAATGQ from the coding sequence ATGATCGAACCGTTCGTGGACGCCGCGTGGGTGCGGGCCAACCCCGGCGTGATCCTGGCCGACACCCGTTGCTACCTCGACGGGCGCTCCACCCGCGAGGCCTACGACGCCGGCCACCTGCCCAATGCCGTCTACATCGACCTCGACGGCTTCCTCGCCGCGCCCGCCTCACCCGCCGAGGGCCGGCATCCGCTGCCGACGCCGGAGGCCTTCGCCGCCGGGCTCTCGGCCGCCGGTATCGGCGACGGGGCGACGGTGGTCGCCTACGACGACGCCGGCGGTGTCATGGCCGCCCGCCTGGTGTGGCTGCTGCGCGCGCTCGGCGAATCGGCCGCGCTGCTCGACGGTCCACTCGGAGCGCTCGACGACACCGCGGCCGTCACGCCCGCCGCCGCGACCTTCACGCCGCGCCCCTGGCCCGCGGATCGCCTGGCCTCGATCGACGAGGCGAGCGCCGGGGACGTACCGGTGATCGACGCCCGCCCCGCGGATCGGTTCCGCGGCGAGAACGAGACCGTCGATCCGCGGGCCGGCCACATCCCGGGCGCCGTCAGCGTGCCGTGCCGGGAGAACCTCGTCGACGGCGCGCTGCTCCCCCGCGAGGAACTCCGCGCCCGGTTCGAGGAGGCGGGACTGCGGCCCGGCGAGGACTTCATCGCCTACTGCGGCTCCGGCGTCACCGCCTGCCACGACCTGCTCACCTCCGAGCACGCGGGTTTCCCCGGCGGCCGCCTCTACCCGGGCAGCTGGTCGCAGTACGCCGCCACCGATCGTCCCGCCGCGACCGGGCAGTAA
- a CDS encoding DoxX family protein: MVSTDRPARRTDKLAGGMALSLAGMGVLHFIAPKPFDSIVPPNLPLGLAPRRATHLSGVAELTTAALLAAPRTRRLGGVAATALFAAVFPANVHMAQQWSDKPLPLKLGAYARLPLQVPMLVSAVKIARDRGERD, translated from the coding sequence ATGGTGTCCACAGACCGCCCCGCCCGCCGAACCGACAAGCTCGCCGGCGGCATGGCCCTATCCCTCGCCGGGATGGGTGTCCTCCACTTCATCGCACCGAAGCCCTTCGATTCGATCGTGCCGCCGAACCTGCCCCTGGGGTTGGCGCCGCGACGCGCGACCCACCTCTCCGGCGTGGCGGAACTCACCACCGCTGCGCTGCTGGCCGCGCCGCGGACCCGCCGCCTGGGAGGCGTGGCCGCGACGGCCCTGTTCGCCGCCGTCTTCCCGGCCAACGTGCACATGGCGCAGCAGTGGTCGGACAAGCCCCTGCCGCTCAAGCTGGGCGCCTACGCCCGCCTTCCCCTGCAGGTCCCGATGCTGGTCTCGGCCGTGAAGATCGCCCGCGACCGGGGCGAGCGCGACTAG